In Hydractinia symbiolongicarpus strain clone_291-10 chromosome 4, HSymV2.1, whole genome shotgun sequence, the following proteins share a genomic window:
- the LOC130641773 gene encoding schlafen-like protein 1 — MGFVDKISNILTSWRGQKRKREADDDGQAPAKQICTYVLTPQEKHRNGDVLNTRTHNEVYIFEEVVKTTECRRFEFKAGGVLFGGDNLNQLIRKYASAFFNSEGGVLLAGVNDDGVVKGVTISGYDKESIWNTTYKELSSFRPKIPSSLWNIEFIPVTFRNNRRPIFNRSDRYVVEFSFKKGSDEEIYETGLHEVFLRRDGGVQGPIRPLDIKNLVISKYNKTLAQRKIEKEEVESKKEKLKTKGINYIVID; from the exons ATGGGTTTTGTTGACAAAATCAGTAATATCTTAACATCATGGAGGggccaaaaaagaaaaagagaagcAGACGATGATGGTCAAGCACCTGCAAAACAA ATTTGTACATATGTCCTGACACCACAAGAAAAACATCGAAATGGTGATGTCTTAAATACGAG AACACATAATgaagtttacatttttgaggAAGTAGTCAAAACAACAGAATGTCGAAGATTCGAGTTTAAAGCAGGTGGAGTTCTGTTTGGTGGTGATAATTTGAATCAG CTGATTCGAAAATATGCATCTGCATTCTTCAATTCTGAAGGTGGCGTACTTCTTGCTGGTGTTAACGATGATG gtgtGGTGAAGGGTGTTACCATAAGTGGTTACGATAAGGAGTCGATATGGAACACAACATATAAAGAACTGTCTTCGTTTAGGCCAAAAATTCCGTCTTCTTTGTGGAA tATTGAATTTATCCCAGTGACGTTTAGAAATAACAGAAGACCAATTTTTAACCGATCAGATCGATACGTAGTtgagttttcttttaaaaaaggcaGCGATGAAGAAATTTACGAAACTGGTCTCCACGAG GTATTCTTACGACGTGATGGCGGTGTACAAGGTCCCATAAGACCTcttgatataaaaaatttagttaTCTCTAAATATAACAAG ACGTTGGCACAGAGGAAAATCGAAAAAGAGGAGGTGGAAAGTAAAAAagagaaattgaaaacaaaGGGTATTAATTATATTGTGAtagattaa
- the LOC130641770 gene encoding nuclear receptor subfamily 2 group E member 1-like: MSDSSEKPTLCLVCNDKSSGRHYGVLTCDGCRGFFKRSVRRGVGYVCREKNKCVVDLSRRNQCQACRMKKCLAVGMKKDAVQHERAPRMPKQKMNQFSPFPRVVDYSKLAPTISHHLPSRQVASDSTVAMSPPHTPKEQILISTAEELYETVSKLLVEAITWVRNIPTFTELPFYDQTILLEHSWCELFILSLSYWNIPLDIDFLLQLGNYDESKNDKCNAGKKDTISELVHLKSIVQKFRLLNLDSTEFACVKAVILFDTELRGIRATEHIEKFRDEAQAMLQGYTSSRGSTKLRFGKILLKLPLLSAISTSLIEDCFFKGTIANINIVRPEEGTTKPHSPSPLNCDVNNNDVTIDDEEMEIVIVDDDDEKIFNDKAARKKFNIRFD; encoded by the exons ATGAGTG attcttCTGAGAAACCGACATTATGTCTTGTATGTAATGATAAATCATCAGGCCGACATTACGGCGTATTAACCTGTGACGGATGTAGAGGATTCTTTAAGAGAAGCGTAAGAAGAGGTGTTGGTTATGTGTGCcgtgaaaaaaataaatgtgtcGTTGATTTATCCCGACGAAATCAATGTCAAGCGTGTCGGATGAAGAAGTGTTTAGCCGTGGGAATGAAAAAAGATG CGGTTCAACATGAACGTGCACCGAGAATGCCTAAACAAAAAATGAATCAATTCTCACCATTTCCACGTGTGGTTGATTACTCAAAATTAGCACCAACAATATCGCATCACCTCCCTTCGCGTCAGGTGGCATCGGATTCAACTGTTGCAATGTCACCCCCACATACGCCGAAAGAACAAATCTTAATCTCCACCGCAGAGGAGTTATACGAAACTGTCAGTAAGTTACTTGTTGAAGCGATTACTTGGGTGCGAAATATACCGACCTTTACCGAGCTTCCTTTCTATGACCAGACGATTCTACTTGAACACAGCTGGTGTGAATTGTTTATACTTAGTCTGTCATATTGGAACATCCCACTTGATATAGATTTCTTGCTGCAACTTGGAAATTATGACGAAAGCAAAAACGACAAGTGCAATGCTGGTAAAAAGGACACTATATCCGAATTGGTTCATTTGAAATCTATTGTTCAAAAATTTCGACTTTTAAATCTTGATTCAACAGAGTTCGCATGTGTGAAGGCAGTCATATTGTTTGACACAG AACTTCGTGGAATACGAGCAACCGAGCATATCGAAAAGTTTCGTGATGAAGCACAAGCGATGTTACAGGGTTACACATCTTCTCGCGGCAGCACAAAACTGAGATTCGGAAAAATCTTATTAAAACTTCCTTTATTGTCAGCAATCTCGACAAGTTTGATAGAGGACTGCTTTTTTAAAGGTACCATTGCTAATATAAACATTGTCAGGCCTGAGGAAGGAACAACTAAACCACACTCTCCTTCGCCTTTGAATTGTGATGTAAATAATAATGATGTTACCATTGACGACGAAGAGATGGAAATTGTTATCGTGGATGATGacgatgaaaaaatttttaatgataaaGCTGctcgtaaaaaatttaatatacgTTTTGATTGA
- the LOC130641768 gene encoding uncharacterized protein LOC130641768, producing MLIFLFVFGLHAFGVQASVDCSIGSSSCSSCILAGPDCYWCESETEKKCQPYINVELAQLFCPGRWTHRQCSDTASKKNTDNTSKLDKMLELLHELKSSQKEKSSSSDEKEAQSLPDVRKSDLASSYKKEGPASNADLKDLLHKLILLKLLRKVKNEGISSLSEEDKLLFNQYTQHNILPATKAPATVANVNIEVSQLLQLLDSKDRKSSKLITVKPTKSTFVKPVVATTNAVAATNKKSKLKTLENHVEAVSIDYNEKEEETLDTIGHKKNTTTKNIGHPKNTTMQKSKILNYHHYCGIYEGTAICNKDNNCTWCNTLTKCMQRSDESYDACVHSKDYDVDACFSSKHCKQCVADDKCYWCDVSKSCHTYPFFGYVPQSCGGDWFVKQCDVQLAVIIIVLPLIMILLALVTFYFCLKYCYYKRKVLRVPLFERPGVFDYRKDKKVYFVHPDDESSENEMEAEKFRKKYRLPIEKEPLIDPNS from the exons atgttgatttttttatttgtatttggaCTTCATGCTTTTGGAGTTCAAGCCAGTGTTGACTGTTCAATTGGTAGTTCATCATGTAGCAGTTGTATATTGGCTGGTCCAGATTGTTACTGGTGTGAATCTGAAACCGAAAAGAAATGTCAGCCATATATTAATGTGGAATTAGCACAGTTATTTTGTCCAGGTCGATGGACACATAGACAATGTAGTGATACAgcatctaaaaaaaatactgaCAATACAAGTAAGCTTGATAAAATGTTAGAGCTGCTACATGAATTAAAATCATCTCAAAAGGAGAAAAGTTCTTCTTCAGATGAGAAAGAGGCACAGTCATTACCAGATGTTAGAAAGTCTGATTTAGCATCATCGTATAAAAAGGAAGGGCCTGCAAGTAATGCTGATTTAAAAGATCTCTTGCATAAGTTGATTTTACTGAAGCTGCTtcgaaaagttaaaaatgaaggGATTTCATCATTAAGCGAAGAAGATAAGCTTCTCTTTAATCAATACACTCAACATAATATATTACCAGCAACTAAGGCCCCAGCAACTGTAGCTAATGTAAACATTGAGGTATCACAGCTGCTTCAATTATTAGATAGCAAAGATAGAAAGAGCTCAAAGTTGATAACTGTCAAGCCTACAAAATCAACTTTTGTGAAACCTGTCGTAGCTACTACAAATGCTGTTgctgctacaaataaaaagagcaaattaaaaacattagAAAACCATGTTGAAGCTGTCAGCATTGATTATAAtgagaaagaagaagaaaccTTAGATACTATTGGTCACAAAAAAAATACTACCACAAAGAACATTGGTCACCCAAAAAATACTACCatgcaaaaatcaaaaatattgaaTTATCACCATTATTGCGGCATATATGAAGGGACAGCGATTTGTAACAAAGATAACAACTGTACTTGGTGTAACACGCTAAcgaaatgtatgcaaagaagtGATGAGAGTTATGATGCATGTGTGCACTCCAAAGATTATG ATGTCGATGCTTGCTTCTCATCAAAACATTGCAAGCAATGCGTAGCCGACGATAAATGCTACTGGTGCGACGTATCTAAGAGCTGCCACACATATCCATTTTTTGGTTACGTGCCGCAATCATGTGGCGGCGACTGGTTTGTCAAGCAATGTGACGTACAACTCGCCGTTATTATAATCGTGTTGCCACTCATTATGATCCTACTCGCGCTGGTTACGTTTTACTTTTGTTTGAAGTACTGTTACTACAAACGAAAAGTGTTACGCGTGCCGTTGTTCGAACGACCTGGAGTGTTCGACTATCGTAAAGATAAGAAGGTCTATTTTGTACATCCAGACGACGAGAGCAGTGAAAATGAAATGGAAGCTGAGAAGTTCAGGAAAAAATATCGACTGCCAATCGAGAAAGAACCTTTGATTGATCCTAATAGTTGA